A single Candidatus Tectomicrobia bacterium DNA region contains:
- a CDS encoding type II toxin-antitoxin system HicB family antitoxin, which translates to MNLWILVHEAEEGGCWAYVPAIPGCATQGDAFEELLQNLYEAVKGCLLSLDA; encoded by the coding sequence GTGAATCTTTGGATTCTGGTTCACGAGGCCGAAGAAGGCGGCTGCTGGGCCTATGTCCCGGCCATCCCGGGCTGCGCGACCCAGGGTGATGCCTTCGAGGAGCTTCTCCAGAACCTCTACGAGGCGGTGAAGGGTTGCCTCTTGTCACTTGATGCGTAG
- a CDS encoding fumarylacetoacetate hydrolase family protein yields the protein MKLCTFEIRTPVGPFERLGAVATQGGEVVYADLNFAAAARLKERGSARPQAMADAILPSDMLALAAAGAAGLDAAREALAFALAKDGLRGPRGEQLLYRPGEARLLAPIQRPPLIRGFAGFERHLKKTFGMMGLEIPQTWYERPLAFKSSCAHMAGPGEEVPWPSYTEKMDFELEFCCVVGKPGRDIPEERATEHILGYAILNDWSARDAQTGEMAMGTGPYKGKDWCWSLGPWIATADEVGEVKNIPMAARVNGETWIETTPGEMYWTFEQIVSYTSRDENLLPGDLLGSGTVPGGCGMEIDRWIRPGDLVEIDMGPLGVLRNTISPRPPKRPFTYR from the coding sequence ATGAAGCTCTGCACCTTCGAGATCAGGACGCCGGTCGGCCCCTTCGAGCGCCTCGGGGCCGTGGCCACGCAGGGGGGCGAGGTGGTGTACGCGGACCTCAACTTCGCCGCTGCCGCCCGCCTCAAGGAGCGGGGCTCGGCCCGTCCCCAGGCCATGGCCGACGCTATCCTGCCCTCCGATATGCTCGCCCTAGCCGCCGCCGGGGCCGCCGGCCTCGACGCCGCCCGGGAGGCGCTGGCTTTCGCCCTCGCCAAGGACGGCCTGCGGGGACCGCGCGGAGAGCAGCTCCTCTACCGGCCCGGCGAGGCCCGCCTGCTCGCCCCCATCCAGCGCCCCCCGCTCATCCGCGGCTTCGCCGGCTTCGAGCGCCACCTCAAGAAGACCTTCGGCATGATGGGCCTCGAGATCCCCCAGACCTGGTACGAGCGGCCCCTCGCCTTCAAGTCGAGCTGCGCCCACATGGCCGGGCCCGGCGAGGAGGTCCCCTGGCCGAGCTACACCGAGAAGATGGACTTCGAGCTCGAGTTCTGCTGCGTCGTGGGCAAGCCGGGGCGCGACATCCCCGAGGAGAGGGCCACCGAGCACATCCTTGGCTACGCCATCCTCAACGACTGGAGCGCCCGCGACGCCCAGACGGGCGAGATGGCCATGGGAACGGGCCCCTACAAGGGCAAGGACTGGTGCTGGAGCCTCGGGCCCTGGATCGCCACGGCGGACGAGGTGGGCGAGGTGAAGAACATCCCCATGGCGGCGCGCGTCAACGGCGAGACCTGGATCGAGACCACTCCCGGCGAGATGTACTGGACCTTCGAGCAGATCGTCTCCTACACCTCCCGCGACGAGAACCTGCTACCGGGCGACCTCCTCGGCTCGGGCACCGTCCCTGGCGGCTGCGGCATGGAGATCGACCGCTGGATCCGACCCGGCGACCTCGTGGAGATCGACATGGGACCCCTCGGCGTCCTGCGCAACACGATCAGCCCCCGGCCTCCGAAGCGCCCCTTCACCTACCGCTAG
- a CDS encoding MATE family efflux transporter, protein MNLFPRRRRAHVRFDYTRGSLGWGLARLALPSCGEQIAWNLDAVVELYWVGRLGPEYLAAVALCFMVSFFLRAIPLGFRIAGGALVAQRIGAGDDRGAALAAGQSILLTLAYTGVFAVLGYLLSPWMIALMTTDPLVRELGTAYFRMSFVFFVFYDGIATLAHVLRGAGEPGYSLVGMVASAGVATIIMPFCVFGWGQVPGMGIAGAPFAVGIGRIVGTAIVMSFLFTGRSRLKLSLGDLRLDRPLSRRILVLGWPAAAQNLLERGSNLILVRILSLFGPVPVAAFGVTNRITNVSRMPAFGVQAALRTLVGQNLGAGQPARAVQAVRLSMWVTAFFMGTTALGLFHFAPQVVLFFGLTGEGAEVGALCLRILTVGLLFESARRVLAGAFHGAANTKPPMIVEGLVRWGVEIPIGYLAAVVLGLGAAGVWWSITGGQILAGAALFGWFFWWSAREGLRTQPAALQSPVE, encoded by the coding sequence GTGAACCTTTTCCCGCGCCGCCGGAGGGCCCATGTCCGCTTCGACTACACGAGGGGCTCGCTCGGCTGGGGCCTCGCGCGCCTGGCGCTGCCCTCCTGCGGGGAGCAGATCGCCTGGAACCTCGACGCCGTGGTGGAGCTCTACTGGGTGGGGCGTCTCGGGCCGGAGTACCTGGCGGCGGTCGCCTTGTGCTTCATGGTGAGCTTCTTCCTGCGGGCCATCCCCCTCGGCTTCCGCATCGCGGGGGGCGCACTCGTCGCGCAGCGGATAGGCGCGGGCGACGACCGGGGGGCCGCCCTCGCGGCGGGCCAGTCCATCCTGCTCACCCTCGCCTACACGGGAGTCTTCGCCGTCCTGGGTTATCTCCTCTCCCCCTGGATGATAGCCCTGATGACGACGGATCCGCTCGTGCGCGAGCTGGGGACGGCCTACTTCCGCATGTCGTTCGTCTTCTTCGTATTCTACGACGGCATCGCCACCCTCGCCCACGTGCTGCGCGGCGCGGGCGAGCCGGGCTACTCCCTCGTGGGGATGGTCGCCTCGGCCGGCGTCGCCACGATCATCATGCCCTTCTGCGTCTTCGGCTGGGGCCAGGTGCCCGGGATGGGCATCGCCGGGGCCCCCTTCGCGGTCGGCATCGGGCGCATCGTGGGCACCGCCATCGTGATGAGTTTCCTCTTCACCGGCCGCTCCCGGCTCAAGCTGAGCCTGGGCGACCTGCGGCTCGACCGGCCGCTCTCCCGGCGCATCCTGGTGCTGGGCTGGCCGGCCGCCGCCCAGAACCTGCTCGAGCGCGGCTCGAACCTCATCCTGGTGCGCATCCTCTCGCTCTTCGGGCCGGTGCCCGTCGCCGCCTTCGGGGTGACGAACCGCATCACCAACGTCTCCCGCATGCCCGCCTTCGGGGTGCAGGCCGCCCTGCGCACCCTGGTGGGGCAGAACCTGGGGGCGGGCCAGCCCGCCCGCGCCGTGCAGGCGGTGCGGCTCTCCATGTGGGTCACCGCGTTCTTCATGGGGACGACCGCCCTGGGCCTCTTTCACTTCGCCCCCCAGGTGGTGCTCTTCTTCGGTCTCACGGGGGAGGGCGCCGAGGTGGGCGCGCTGTGCCTGCGGATCCTGACGGTGGGCCTGCTCTTCGAGTCGGCCCGGCGCGTCCTGGCGGGCGCCTTCCACGGCGCCGCCAACACGAAGCCCCCCATGATCGTGGAGGGCCTCGTGCGGTGGGGCGTCGAGATCCCGATCGGCTACCTGGCCGCCGTGGTGCTTGGGCTCGGGGCCGCCGGGGTGTGGTGGTCCATCACGGGCGGGCAGATCCTCGCCGGGGCCGCCCTCTTCGGGTGGTTCTTTTGGTGGAGCGCGCGGGAGGGCCTCCGGACCCAGCCCGCCGCGCTCCAGTCCCCGGTCGAGTAG
- a CDS encoding radical SAM protein codes for METKKAPARASTVYGPVDSWRFGRSLGVDLILRASTCSFNCVYCQLGSIQVVTAERRLFVTAERVLEDLRASDWRGSGLVTFSGSGEPTLALNLGEALRGVKAYTGIPTHVLTNGTLLNDPAVRRDLMEADRVSVKLDAPDEETFRKINRPAPGVTLAGVVEGALRFRAEYRGHLDAQVMFMPANRGMAGALCDLLNRIRPDEVQLNTPTRAYPSAWFLETRGRYDRAQAPVKVSPLRVISREEAEEAERVIRERTGLRVSSVYGGE; via the coding sequence ATGGAAACGAAGAAGGCTCCCGCGCGCGCCTCCACGGTGTACGGCCCCGTGGACTCCTGGCGCTTCGGCCGCTCCCTGGGGGTGGACCTCATCCTCCGGGCGAGCACCTGCTCCTTCAACTGCGTCTACTGTCAGCTCGGGAGCATCCAGGTGGTGACGGCGGAGCGGCGGCTCTTCGTGACGGCGGAGCGCGTGCTGGAGGACCTCCGCGCCTCGGACTGGCGGGGCTCCGGCCTCGTCACCTTCAGCGGGAGCGGGGAGCCCACCCTGGCCCTGAACCTCGGCGAGGCCCTGCGCGGGGTGAAGGCTTATACCGGCATCCCCACCCACGTCCTCACCAACGGGACCCTCCTCAACGACCCCGCCGTGCGCCGCGATCTCATGGAGGCCGACCGCGTCTCGGTCAAGCTCGACGCTCCGGACGAAGAAACCTTCCGGAAGATCAACCGCCCCGCCCCCGGCGTCACCCTGGCCGGGGTGGTGGAAGGGGCGCTGCGCTTCCGCGCCGAGTACCGCGGCCACCTGGACGCCCAGGTCATGTTCATGCCCGCCAACCGGGGCATGGCCGGGGCGCTCTGCGACCTCCTGAATCGCATCCGCCCCGACGAGGTGCAGCTCAACACCCCCACGCGCGCCTACCCCTCGGCGTGGTTCCTCGAGACGAGGGGCCGCTACGACCGCGCCCAGGCCCCCGTCAAGGTGAGCCCCCTGCGCGTCATCTCCCGCGAAGAGGCCGAGGAGGCGGAGCGCGTCATCCGCGAGCGCACCGGGCTCAGGGTCAGCAGCGTGTACGGCGGGGAGTGA
- the nadA gene encoding quinolinate synthase NadA, producing the protein MDQVDLGPTIDIPEIPPEADSANLTEEERGFLQGEIRRLKTERNALVLAHNYVPADIQDVADAVGDSLYLARMGADSDADVLVEPSVLFMTQILAALKKPHQKVLAPHLGALCSLAAHADAEKVRAWREEHPDGLVISYVNTYLDVKALSDYCCASANAGKVLLHVVKNSRPGQPILFLPDLFLGFYAARLLEKQGQPLDRLWLMMGACHVHERIRPSHVEEQRRLHPGAITVVHPECGCTSACMRQVREGIVPETMLQFRSTQGMVALIKEVPQKEVIVATEVGNLHPMHKAVPEKTLIPASREALCAYMKQNTLENLYISLRDMVHEITVDPELARRARLPIERMLRIV; encoded by the coding sequence ATGGACCAGGTGGACCTCGGCCCCACGATCGACATCCCGGAGATCCCGCCCGAGGCGGACTCGGCGAACCTCACGGAGGAGGAGCGCGGCTTCCTCCAGGGCGAGATCCGCCGGCTGAAGACCGAGCGCAACGCCCTGGTCCTCGCCCACAACTACGTCCCCGCCGACATCCAGGACGTGGCCGACGCCGTGGGCGACTCGCTCTACCTGGCCCGGATGGGCGCGGACTCGGACGCCGACGTCCTGGTCGAGCCCTCGGTCCTCTTCATGACCCAGATCCTGGCCGCCCTGAAGAAGCCCCACCAGAAGGTGCTGGCGCCCCACCTGGGGGCTCTTTGCTCCCTGGCCGCCCACGCCGACGCGGAGAAGGTGCGCGCCTGGCGTGAGGAGCACCCGGACGGCCTCGTCATCAGCTATGTGAACACCTACCTGGACGTGAAGGCCCTGAGCGACTACTGCTGCGCCTCGGCCAACGCGGGCAAGGTGCTCCTCCACGTCGTCAAGAACTCGCGGCCCGGCCAGCCCATCCTCTTCCTGCCGGACCTCTTCCTGGGCTTCTACGCCGCGCGCCTGCTCGAGAAGCAGGGCCAGCCCCTCGATCGCCTCTGGCTCATGATGGGCGCCTGCCACGTGCACGAGCGCATCCGGCCCTCCCACGTCGAGGAGCAGCGGCGGCTCCACCCGGGCGCCATCACGGTGGTCCATCCCGAGTGCGGCTGCACGAGCGCCTGCATGCGCCAGGTGCGCGAGGGCATCGTGCCCGAGACCATGCTCCAGTTCCGCTCCACCCAGGGCATGGTGGCCCTCATCAAGGAGGTGCCCCAGAAGGAGGTCATCGTGGCCACCGAGGTGGGGAACCTCCACCCCATGCACAAGGCGGTGCCGGAGAAGACCCTCATCCCCGCCAGCCGCGAGGCGCTCTGCGCCTACATGAAGCAGAACACCCTCGAGAACCTCTACATCTCGCTCCGCGACATGGTCCACGAGATCACCGTCGATCCCGAGCTGGCCCGGCGGGCGCGCCTCCCCATCGAGCGGATGCTCCGGATCGTCTAG
- a CDS encoding YdcF family protein codes for MPAEPLQAYDAVLVLGAALRRDGSPSPALRRRALHGASLVREGHAPVLLLSGGRRRPPRTEAEAMRALALAEGVPPGRIVLEDRSVSTLENAVFSHRILAREGWRRVLVVSDPYHLYRGVWLLRRLGLEAHGSPAPGGREANPAWRWAYYHLREAAALPWHAAQLYLMKRNGRM; via the coding sequence ATGCCGGCCGAACCCCTCCAGGCCTATGACGCGGTCCTCGTGCTGGGCGCGGCCCTGCGCCGGGACGGCTCGCCGAGCCCGGCCCTCAGGCGGCGGGCCCTGCACGGGGCCTCGCTCGTGAGGGAGGGCCATGCCCCGGTGCTCCTCCTCTCGGGCGGGAGGAGGCGCCCCCCAAGGACCGAGGCCGAGGCGATGCGCGCCCTGGCCCTGGCGGAGGGGGTGCCGCCCGGGCGCATCGTGCTGGAGGACCGCTCGGTCTCGACGCTGGAGAACGCGGTCTTCTCCCACCGGATCCTGGCGCGCGAGGGCTGGAGGCGCGTGCTGGTGGTCTCGGACCCCTATCACCTCTACCGGGGGGTCTGGCTGCTCCGGCGGCTGGGCCTGGAGGCCCACGGCAGCCCCGCCCCCGGAGGCCGGGAGGCCAACCCGGCCTGGCGGTGGGCGTACTACCACCTGCGCGAGGCCGCCGCGCTGCCCTGGCACGCGGCCCAGCTCTACCTGATGAAGCGCAACGGGCGGATGTGA
- a CDS encoding MmgE/PrpD family protein, translating to MAKPESALTDAIVQFVLATDHDGVPEDVKNISRRCCVDGIGLMVAGSTEASGRILQKYARELGGEPEAQVVGTDMTVPASLAALLNGTAAHAMDYDDTQLSSYPDRVYGLLTHPTTPVLAASLAMAEAMGSTGQELLTAFAVGFEVECKVAEAIKPDHYVKGFHSTGTIGAIGAAAAAAKLLGLEERELRMCLGIACSESAGLRANFGTMTKPFHAGRAAENGVVAARLAAGGFTADPGVLDGRWGFFQIMGGGCDPDHLLGKLGSPWSAVDPGVSIKPYPSGSLGHPAMDAMRDLVIEKDIDPKKVKKVRFGTTSKVLEPLRYAEPQNELEAKFSLQFGLGILLLERKAGIHQYRDEVVSRPDVREAMKKVEPYKDEEIEKQGYALIRGKISIEMEDGTVHERMSELSRGTPQRPMDREELYEKFKECCGLVYGEKQIAQIERLLYKVDTIENIHSLIELLGPAQG from the coding sequence ATGGCAAAGCCAGAAAGCGCATTGACGGACGCCATCGTCCAATTCGTGCTCGCGACGGACCACGACGGCGTCCCCGAGGACGTGAAGAACATCTCGCGCCGGTGCTGCGTGGACGGGATAGGGCTCATGGTCGCCGGCTCGACCGAGGCGAGCGGGCGCATCCTCCAGAAGTACGCCCGCGAGCTGGGCGGTGAGCCCGAGGCGCAGGTGGTGGGGACGGACATGACCGTCCCGGCCAGCCTGGCCGCCCTCCTGAACGGCACCGCCGCCCACGCCATGGACTACGACGACACCCAGCTCAGCAGCTACCCCGACCGCGTCTACGGCCTCCTGACCCATCCCACCACCCCCGTGCTCGCGGCCTCGCTCGCCATGGCCGAGGCCATGGGCTCGACCGGCCAGGAGCTCCTGACCGCCTTCGCGGTCGGCTTCGAGGTCGAGTGCAAGGTGGCCGAGGCCATCAAGCCCGACCACTACGTCAAGGGCTTCCACTCGACCGGCACCATCGGGGCCATCGGCGCGGCGGCGGCCGCGGCCAAACTCCTGGGGCTCGAGGAGCGGGAGCTCCGCATGTGCTTGGGCATCGCCTGTTCGGAGAGCGCCGGCCTCCGGGCCAACTTCGGCACCATGACCAAGCCCTTCCACGCCGGACGCGCCGCCGAGAACGGGGTCGTGGCCGCGCGCCTGGCGGCCGGGGGCTTCACGGCCGACCCGGGCGTCCTCGACGGGCGCTGGGGCTTCTTCCAGATCATGGGCGGGGGCTGCGACCCGGACCACCTCCTCGGCAAGCTCGGCAGCCCCTGGTCGGCCGTCGATCCGGGCGTCTCCATCAAGCCCTATCCCTCGGGCTCCCTCGGCCACCCGGCCATGGACGCCATGCGCGACCTCGTCATCGAGAAGGACATCGACCCCAAGAAGGTCAAGAAGGTGCGCTTCGGCACCACCTCCAAGGTGCTCGAGCCCCTGCGCTACGCCGAGCCCCAGAACGAGCTCGAGGCCAAGTTCTCCCTCCAGTTCGGGCTGGGCATCCTGCTCCTCGAGCGGAAGGCGGGCATCCACCAGTACCGCGACGAGGTGGTGAGCCGCCCCGACGTGCGCGAGGCCATGAAGAAGGTCGAGCCCTACAAGGACGAGGAGATCGAGAAGCAGGGCTACGCCCTCATCCGCGGCAAGATCTCCATCGAGATGGAGGACGGCACCGTCCACGAGCGGATGTCCGAGCTCTCGCGCGGCACCCCGCAGCGCCCCATGGACCGCGAGGAGCTCTACGAGAAGTTCAAGGAGTGCTGCGGCCTGGTGTACGGCGAGAAGCAGATCGCCCAGATCGAGCGGCTGCTCTACAAGGTGGACACGATCGAGAACATCCACTCCCTCATCGAGCTTCTGGGGCCGGCGCAGGGGTAG
- the nadC gene encoding carboxylating nicotinate-nucleotide diphosphorylase, with protein sequence MDLRAQIRAWLAEDLGPGPFHFEAARDPWCEAHVKAKSAALLCGAPYVLAILEETQSLLALGPAKPPEAGWEYEEGARVPAGAVVCRARGHAQTLLKAERTLLNFLSHLSEIATHTANVLKEIGDLPAGFGGVIDTRKNTPGLRHFEKYAVRTGGARNHRLGFFDGDLIKDNDIAVAGGVRPAIDRVWGLRYMTEIQIEVQDLAQLDEVLSDGRVHMILLDNMDLATLREAVSRARQKGTASRTGKPYSLEASGVGGAGFRALAEAGVDFISTSRLVRAAPPLDFNMKIVKVG encoded by the coding sequence ATGGATCTCCGCGCCCAAATCCGCGCCTGGCTCGCCGAGGACCTGGGCCCGGGGCCCTTCCACTTCGAGGCCGCCCGTGACCCCTGGTGCGAGGCCCACGTCAAGGCGAAGTCGGCGGCCCTCCTCTGCGGGGCGCCCTACGTCCTGGCCATCCTCGAGGAGACCCAGAGCCTCCTCGCCCTGGGCCCCGCCAAGCCCCCCGAGGCCGGGTGGGAATATGAAGAGGGCGCCCGCGTCCCGGCCGGGGCCGTCGTCTGCCGGGCGAGGGGCCACGCCCAGACCCTCTTGAAGGCCGAGCGCACCCTGCTCAATTTCCTCTCCCACCTCTCCGAGATCGCCACCCACACCGCGAATGTCCTCAAGGAGATCGGGGACCTCCCCGCCGGCTTCGGGGGCGTCATCGACACCCGCAAGAACACCCCCGGGCTCCGCCACTTCGAGAAGTACGCCGTGCGCACGGGGGGCGCCCGCAACCACCGCCTGGGGTTCTTCGACGGGGACCTGATCAAGGACAACGACATCGCCGTGGCGGGCGGCGTGCGACCCGCCATCGACCGGGTCTGGGGCCTCCGCTACATGACGGAGATCCAGATCGAGGTGCAGGATTTAGCCCAGCTCGACGAGGTGCTCTCGGACGGGCGCGTGCACATGATCCTGCTCGACAACATGGACCTCGCCACCCTGCGGGAGGCCGTCTCCCGCGCCCGCCAGAAGGGGACCGCCTCCCGGACCGGCAAGCCCTACTCCCTCGAGGCCTCGGGGGTCGGGGGCGCCGGCTTCCGCGCCCTCGCCGAGGCGGGCGTGGACTTCATCTCCACCTCCCGCCTCGTCCGCGCCGCCCCGCCCCTGGACTTCAACATGAAGATCGTGAAGGTGGGATAG
- a CDS encoding MATE family efflux transporter, producing MRRLRYDYTQGPIGRGLLYLAVPVFMEQIAWNVDTIVEIYWVGRLGESAIAAMSLGFMVTMFVRSGGLGIRVAGQALVAQRIGAGDPEGAASLAGQMLLLHALYFLPLSLLGALLSEEIMRAFTQDPEIVRIGGAYLRASFWVLLLTDGIFAFASIFRAAGESLISVWPMAASSVVTFAAMPLFILGAGPLPAFGLAGASWGLGAGRLLGCAVMAAALLGGLSRVRLWPAHLLPSPELMRRVLRLAWPAGTQVLFERSANIVLVGMLSRFGPLALAAWGVGNRVNNMGLTPGYSFQGSGRTLVGQNIGARLPERARRAAWASLGASAAVMAVVAAGVFLWAEPMVRFFGMQGEGVPAGVLCMRVLSLGMAFEAARRTLSGVFEGAAMPAPPMVVEAVVRWGVLLPGAWLLSTPLGAREAGVWWAVAGSQAVGGAALFAWFVTAWQRRVRAMAARPAEGGSSRP from the coding sequence GTGAGGCGGCTCCGGTACGACTACACTCAGGGACCCATCGGCCGGGGGCTGCTCTATCTCGCCGTCCCCGTCTTCATGGAACAGATCGCCTGGAACGTGGACACCATCGTCGAGATCTACTGGGTGGGCCGCCTGGGCGAGTCGGCCATCGCCGCCATGTCCCTGGGCTTCATGGTCACCATGTTCGTCCGCTCGGGCGGGCTCGGCATCCGCGTCGCCGGCCAGGCGCTCGTGGCCCAGCGCATCGGCGCCGGGGACCCGGAGGGCGCGGCCTCGCTCGCGGGGCAGATGCTCCTCCTGCACGCCCTCTACTTCCTTCCGCTCTCCCTCCTGGGCGCGCTGCTCTCGGAGGAGATCATGCGCGCCTTCACCCAGGACCCCGAGATCGTCCGCATCGGAGGGGCCTACCTGCGCGCGAGCTTCTGGGTGCTCCTCCTGACGGACGGCATCTTCGCCTTCGCCTCCATCTTCCGGGCGGCGGGGGAGTCCCTCATCTCCGTCTGGCCCATGGCGGCCAGCTCGGTCGTGACCTTCGCCGCCATGCCGCTGTTCATCCTGGGGGCGGGCCCCCTTCCCGCCTTCGGCTTGGCGGGGGCCAGCTGGGGGCTGGGCGCGGGGCGGCTCCTCGGCTGCGCGGTGATGGCCGCGGCCCTGCTCGGCGGCCTCTCGCGCGTGAGGCTGTGGCCCGCGCATCTGCTCCCCTCGCCCGAGCTCATGCGGCGGGTCCTGCGTCTCGCCTGGCCCGCCGGGACCCAGGTGCTCTTCGAGCGCAGCGCCAACATCGTGCTGGTGGGCATGCTCTCGCGCTTCGGCCCGCTGGCACTGGCCGCCTGGGGGGTGGGCAACCGGGTGAACAACATGGGGCTGACGCCGGGCTACTCCTTCCAGGGCTCGGGGCGCACCCTGGTGGGGCAGAACATCGGGGCCCGCCTGCCCGAGCGGGCGCGGCGCGCGGCCTGGGCCTCCCTCGGGGCCTCGGCTGCGGTGATGGCCGTTGTGGCCGCGGGGGTGTTCCTCTGGGCGGAGCCGATGGTGCGCTTCTTCGGGATGCAGGGGGAGGGGGTCCCCGCCGGCGTCCTCTGCATGCGGGTGCTCAGCCTCGGGATGGCCTTCGAGGCGGCGCGCCGCACCCTCTCCGGCGTCTTCGAGGGGGCCGCCATGCCGGCCCCCCCGATGGTGGTTGAGGCGGTCGTGCGCTGGGGGGTGCTCCTGCCGGGGGCGTGGCTCCTCTCGACGCCGCTCGGGGCCCGGGAGGCGGGCGTCTGGTGGGCGGTGGCGGGGAGCCAGGCGGTGGGCGGGGCCGCGCTCTTCGCCTGGTTCGTGACGGCCTGGCAGCGGAGGGTCCGGGCCATGGCCGCGCGGCCCGCCGAGGGAGGGAGCTCGCGCCCGTGA
- the pyrF gene encoding orotidine-5'-phosphate decarboxylase — translation MPLHLTPEERLILALDVDSGEEARSLVRELEGAVSFYKVGLELFAAAGPDFVKELVGSGKKVFLDLKWIDIPETVAKAVRVAARFGVTFATLDGNGDRKSMQAAVAARNAARGEGREIRLLCVTALTHLDDAACQHMYGRTVSQLVGERTEKALNDGLDGVISSGKEVSLIRGIADRHSRPEEFLIVTPGMRFPDSSKDDHQSRATHPETAVAEGASCIVVGRPIRGASDRKGEARRFIDAIRGGLAKRPIPA, via the coding sequence ATGCCCCTCCACCTGACGCCGGAAGAACGCCTCATCCTCGCCCTGGACGTCGACAGCGGGGAGGAGGCGCGCTCGCTCGTCCGGGAGCTGGAGGGGGCCGTGTCGTTCTACAAGGTCGGGCTGGAGCTCTTCGCCGCGGCCGGCCCCGACTTCGTGAAGGAGCTCGTGGGGTCAGGCAAGAAAGTGTTCCTGGACCTGAAGTGGATCGACATCCCCGAGACGGTCGCGAAGGCGGTCCGGGTGGCCGCGCGCTTCGGGGTGACGTTCGCCACCCTCGACGGGAACGGCGACCGGAAGAGCATGCAGGCCGCCGTGGCGGCGCGGAACGCGGCGAGGGGGGAGGGGAGGGAAATCCGGCTGCTCTGCGTGACCGCCCTGACCCACCTGGACGACGCCGCCTGCCAGCACATGTACGGCAGAACGGTGAGCCAGCTCGTCGGGGAGCGGACCGAAAAGGCGCTGAACGACGGCCTGGACGGGGTGATTTCCTCGGGAAAAGAGGTGAGCCTGATCCGCGGGATCGCGGACCGCCATTCCCGGCCGGAGGAGTTCCTGATCGTCACCCCGGGGATGCGCTTTCCGGATTCAAGCAAGGACGATCACCAAAGCCGGGCCACCCATCCGGAAACCGCCGTCGCGGAGGGCGCTTCCTGCATCGTCGTCGGGAGGCCCATCCGGGGGGCTTCCGACCGGAAAGGGGAGGCCAGGCGCTTCATCGACGCCATCCGGGGCGGCCTGGCAAAGAGGCCGATCCCGGCCTAG